The Candidatus Dormiibacterota bacterium genome segment CAACTCAAGCATGCTACACGGGGTCTTTGGAGAGGAGGAGATACAGCAAAAGCGATGAGTGCGATAAATGACGTGACGCAGGCGAGCTTCGAGAGCGAGGTGCTCAAGAACGGCGAGCCCGTGCTAGTGGACTTTTGGGCTCCGTGGTGCGGCCCGTGCCGCATGCTCTCGCCCGTCGTCGAGAAGGTCTCGCAGAAGTTCGCCGGCAAGGCGAAGTTCGTCAAGGTGAACACCGACGAAAACCCGAGCGTCACCGGGCATTACGGCGTCTCTGGCATCCCCTGCCTCATCCTCTTCAAAGGCGGCCAAGTCGTCGATCGCATCGTCGGATACGTTCCCGAGAACGCGATCGTCTCGATGCTCGCGAAGCACGTCGCAGCGTAAGCTGCGTTCGACGAGGCCCGAAACGCCCTGCGTCGAAGAGGCGCGGATGACCGATGCATTCGCCTTGCCTAAGGCGGAGCTGCACCTCCATATCGAAGGCACGTTCGAGCCGGAGCTGATCTTCGAGATCGCCGAGCGCAATCGCATTGCGTTGCCGTACGCGAGCGTCGAGGAGCTGCGCAACGCGTACGCCTTCACCGATCTCCAGTCGTTTCTCGCCATCTATTACTCCGGAATGCAGGTGCTCCGCGCCGAGCGCGACTTCTACGATCTGACGATTGCGTACCTGCGGCGTGCCGTCGCGCAGGGCGTGCGCCATGCGGAGATATTTTTCGACCCGCAAGCACACCTCTCGCGCGAGGTCGCGTTCGACGTCTTCGCCGGCGGCATCGTGCAGGCGCTATGCGACGGCGAGCGAGACCTCGGCATCACGTCGCATCTCATCATGTGCTTCTTGCGCGATCTCTCTGCGGAGTCGGCGATGGAGACGTTCGAGCTCGCGCTTCGTAACCGAGAGAAGATCGTCGCCGTCGGCCTCGATTCCGCCGAACGTGGGAACCCGCCCTCGAAGTTCGTGCGCGTCTTCGATCGCGCGCGCGCGGAGGGTTTCCTGACCGTCGCGCATGCGGGCGAAGAGGGACCGCCCGAGTACGTTACGCAGGCGCTCGATCTCTTGAAGGTGGCGCGCGTCGATCACGGCGTGCGGTGCATGGAGGACCCGGCGCTTGTGGAGCGGCTCCGGCGGGAGCGCGTCGCGCTCACGGTCTGCCCGCTTTCCAACGTGCGGCTGCATGTGGTCCCGAGGCTCGAAGAGCACCCGGTCAAACGCATGTTCGATGCCGGGTTGCTGGTAACGATCAACTCCGACGACCCGGCCTACTTCGGGGGGTACGTCGCGGAGAACTATACCGGAGTAGCTGCCGCCCTGGGATTCACGGCCGAGGCGCTCGCCACGCTCGCGCGCCATTCATTCGAGGCCTCTTTCCTCGAGGAGCCGCTTCGGCGGCGCTACCTCGCGGAAATAGACCGCGCGAGCAGAAGCGAGCTGCAGGACGCCACCTTCCCGTAGTCTAACCAGCCCCTAATAAAAAGATTCCGCCTTTTTCCTATTTGGGGGTAGCGCCGTGCACAGGTTCCATCTTCGCTCGCTCGGATATCTCGCGTCACTGGGCCTGCTCGCGGGCGCACTTGCTGCCTGCACCGGGGGTAACGGTACCTCGCCCGCGCCCGGGGCATTCCCGCCGCTCTCGCCGGGCGGTACGCCGCACGCGCAGTACGTCGTGGTGGCAAACGTCATCACCCAGTCTCTGCTCACGTACAACCTCGGGACGGGGAGCATACCGAATAGCGGCAACCTCTCGCCGGCGTACAACAACCACAGCGGCACGATCTTCCAGCCGTTCTTCATCTTCAACGATTTCAACAGCAA includes the following:
- the trxA gene encoding thioredoxin, whose translation is MAFAQISHTSPKRCLQLKHATRGLWRGGDTAKAMSAINDVTQASFESEVLKNGEPVLVDFWAPWCGPCRMLSPVVEKVSQKFAGKAKFVKVNTDENPSVTGHYGVSGIPCLILFKGGQVVDRIVGYVPENAIVSMLAKHVAA
- a CDS encoding adenosine deaminase, with translation MTDAFALPKAELHLHIEGTFEPELIFEIAERNRIALPYASVEELRNAYAFTDLQSFLAIYYSGMQVLRAERDFYDLTIAYLRRAVAQGVRHAEIFFDPQAHLSREVAFDVFAGGIVQALCDGERDLGITSHLIMCFLRDLSAESAMETFELALRNREKIVAVGLDSAERGNPPSKFVRVFDRARAEGFLTVAHAGEEGPPEYVTQALDLLKVARVDHGVRCMEDPALVERLRRERVALTVCPLSNVRLHVVPRLEEHPVKRMFDAGLLVTINSDDPAYFGGYVAENYTGVAAALGFTAEALATLARHSFEASFLEEPLRRRYLAEIDRASRSELQDATFP